In a single window of the Methanofollis ethanolicus genome:
- a CDS encoding NosD domain-containing protein — MAPVSAGTPTTEVTVSKLAVDETLIAQETVDYHWMEENLPVQGDGVTHYYHQGPELGEKDEDLRWDRAESGNIPEKDYHAVKGTDVRDLCELVGGMNPGDTVTIKAEDGMYKNFGYRNVYDPDPRQGPMVITWWRPDLGHVPTYFEGMRLIFFADDSTNPWGWHVFGNWDMHECMDEKYWHYYISGKVDEYPATTGLSVKYIDRVIIHSQDPAPLFRVTFAANQTSGYAPLTVAFTPETSATTPTGWQWDFGDDTAVSPDERPVHEYKKPGTYNVTLTVTAAEGTVSWTKKGYIRVSERPVLTTISVYPADATAVVGKTKQFSAVPRDQNGGPMEGVAVSWSCDNETVGTVDPATGLFTALAEGTATVTATTGGVSGSTTVTVALAPPPAKTIVVDIGGSGDYTTIQEAVLSANPGDTVLVRDGTYTENIDVGKRLTLVSEHGTAATTVKAANTQDDVIAVTADNVTIEGFALTGAMNEGAGLLLDGVRDCRVADVTASSNFHGIILRGTENITLTDSFGERNAQYGIYLNASKGNVIAGCTGSENSLSGIDLNEADENTIRRCVMASNGESEIKITNSHQNIISDSSVRGDSKYGLWSISSDGTIINNVSFSEHEAFGVSLKNSNNTTFVRNSFGNEGQPKKGYCDLNCNGCWNVTIRENEFSKSKNPMKIYFSYVRNATISANNISCGYNGIFMEKSHNSLIADNLFTQNGGDAIYLAETSGDIITNNTLTKNGGGLSTLKCQGVEIIYMNSFIGNTVNWRSSKSATTVNASLPIEYLYNSTPYTGHLGNYWDDYNGTDANGDGIGDIPYIVSETDRDNYPLTEPVDQYEVLPPVPEVQWGPYLTGTTTNGTTINWKTEIPAAGMVEYAAEAYFTEHGKYDRNVSAAGEEVLRHVSLTDLAPDTRYHYRVHAGRNVSADLTFRTFPESGPCTFIVYGDTQEQISDFTQLERHKLVADRIAAEEQDAAFVVHVGDTVGDPDNLEEWDRFFASGRALYANTTLYPTRGNHDYLDDAEGYMAAFGAPSWYSFDCGDVHVAMLDSNDDVGPRMNEETAWLASDLAESTASWTFVAFHHPPYSSGTSHPGGWKNFRTLWGPTFEANDVDVVFNGHVHSYQRYLVNGTQYVVAATGGGPLYTLTEEKEIGYQNSLEFTLGYTRVTVDPANETATMEFVPVADVSEDNKEVLGIRPPGEVFDRVVIDRSGEPDILVTGIEVPDLDPGVNATVTARVENSGGKDADAFVVAFALDGAKAATETVAGLAAGDHADVSFVWKPAAEGVYELSVIADPDGAVEEADEENNIFTRVVVVGAGGDDYDTLTLLAGWNFVSVPKRLAPGADTVAVFEAVDCAGHSIFGYAQPDGWRVLKSDDRLEVLDGIWIYANESTAVGLTYNPDLRQVPPMKHLTPGWNAIGFSDTVPVPVEETLQSVDGAWSSLVGFDRIRQEYRPAVTAGSNLVSYMGPKEGYWIFMNEKGNFAAIGV; from the coding sequence GTGGCGCCGGTCTCGGCGGGAACCCCAACGACAGAGGTGACGGTTTCCAAACTAGCCGTAGACGAGACGTTGATTGCACAGGAAACAGTCGACTATCACTGGATGGAGGAAAATCTCCCGGTACAGGGAGATGGGGTGACGCATTACTATCACCAGGGGCCCGAACTCGGGGAGAAAGACGAGGACCTAAGATGGGACAGAGCAGAGAGTGGAAATATTCCTGAAAAGGACTATCACGCCGTCAAGGGAACCGACGTCAGAGATCTCTGCGAACTGGTCGGCGGTATGAACCCGGGCGACACAGTCACGATCAAGGCCGAAGACGGAATGTACAAAAATTTCGGGTACCGGAACGTCTACGACCCCGATCCCAGGCAGGGGCCGATGGTCATCACTTGGTGGCGGCCCGACCTTGGACATGTCCCAACCTATTTTGAAGGAATGCGCCTGATCTTCTTTGCCGACGACTCCACCAACCCGTGGGGGTGGCATGTCTTCGGCAACTGGGACATGCACGAGTGCATGGACGAGAAATACTGGCACTATTACATCTCCGGCAAGGTTGATGAGTACCCGGCGACCACCGGGCTGTCGGTAAAGTACATCGACCGGGTCATCATCCATTCGCAGGACCCAGCGCCCCTCTTCAGGGTCACCTTCGCCGCGAACCAGACCTCAGGATATGCTCCCCTCACCGTGGCCTTCACGCCCGAGACCTCGGCGACGACACCGACCGGATGGCAGTGGGACTTCGGCGACGACACCGCCGTCTCGCCGGATGAGCGGCCGGTGCACGAGTACAAAAAACCTGGCACATATAATGTCACCCTCACGGTGACGGCCGCGGAGGGTACGGTGTCCTGGACAAAGAAGGGATATATCAGAGTGAGCGAGCGGCCGGTGCTGACCACCATCTCGGTCTATCCTGCGGATGCAACGGCGGTGGTCGGGAAGACGAAGCAGTTTTCGGCCGTGCCCAGGGACCAGAACGGCGGACCGATGGAGGGCGTCGCGGTCTCCTGGTCGTGCGACAACGAGACGGTCGGGACGGTGGACCCGGCCACCGGGCTCTTCACGGCGCTGGCAGAGGGGACGGCGACGGTGACGGCGACGACAGGCGGGGTCTCGGGATCAACGACCGTGACGGTTGCCCTGGCACCTCCTCCGGCGAAAACGATCGTCGTCGATATCGGCGGGAGCGGGGATTACACCACCATTCAGGAAGCGGTGCTCTCTGCCAATCCCGGGGACACCGTCCTTGTCAGGGACGGGACGTACACCGAGAACATCGATGTCGGCAAACGCCTGACCCTCGTCTCAGAGCACGGCACCGCAGCCACGACGGTGAAGGCGGCGAATACCCAGGACGACGTGATCGCCGTGACTGCCGATAACGTCACCATCGAAGGGTTTGCGCTGACCGGGGCGATGAACGAGGGGGCCGGGCTTCTCCTGGACGGGGTGCGGGATTGCCGGGTTGCAGATGTCACTGCTTCGTCCAATTTTCATGGAATTATCTTGAGGGGCACAGAAAACATCACCCTCACCGACTCTTTTGGGGAGAGGAACGCCCAATACGGAATCTACCTCAATGCTTCAAAAGGCAATGTCATTGCAGGATGTACCGGGAGCGAGAACTCGCTTTCTGGAATAGATCTGAATGAAGCGGATGAGAATACAATCCGGAGATGCGTGATGGCTTCCAACGGAGAGTCCGAGATCAAGATCACGAACTCGCATCAGAACATCATCTCCGACAGCAGCGTGAGGGGCGACTCAAAATATGGGCTGTGGTCCATCTCTTCAGATGGCACCATCATAAACAATGTTTCTTTTTCAGAGCATGAGGCCTTCGGGGTATCTCTGAAAAATTCAAATAATACGACATTTGTGAGAAATAGTTTCGGAAACGAAGGACAGCCTAAAAAAGGGTATTGTGATCTCAATTGCAATGGGTGCTGGAATGTCACAATTAGAGAGAACGAATTCTCTAAGAGCAAAAACCCGATGAAGATTTATTTCAGTTATGTCAGAAATGCAACCATCTCAGCGAACAACATCTCCTGTGGGTATAACGGAATATTTATGGAAAAGTCGCATAACTCCCTCATTGCCGACAATCTATTCACACAGAACGGAGGAGATGCAATTTACTTAGCCGAGACATCCGGCGACATCATCACCAACAACACCCTCACAAAGAACGGAGGCGGTCTTAGTACCCTAAAATGTCAGGGTGTGGAAATTATTTATATGAACTCCTTTATTGGAAATACAGTCAATTGGAGGAGTTCTAAATCGGCCACAACAGTCAATGCCTCCCTGCCGATCGAATATCTTTACAATAGCACGCCGTACACCGGACACCTGGGTAACTACTGGGATGACTACAACGGCACCGATGCCAACGGCGACGGTATCGGCGACATCCCCTACATCGTCTCGGAGACGGATCGTGATAATTATCCCCTGACGGAGCCAGTCGACCAGTACGAGGTCCTCCCGCCGGTGCCGGAGGTACAGTGGGGGCCGTACCTGACCGGGACGACGACGAACGGGACGACGATCAACTGGAAGACTGAGATCCCGGCGGCCGGGATGGTGGAGTACGCCGCTGAAGCGTACTTCACCGAGCACGGGAAGTACGACCGCAATGTCTCCGCCGCCGGCGAGGAGGTGCTCAGGCACGTGAGTCTCACCGACCTTGCGCCCGATACGCGCTATCATTACCGCGTCCACGCGGGCAGGAACGTCTCCGCGGACTTGACCTTCAGAACCTTCCCGGAGAGCGGGCCGTGCACCTTCATCGTCTACGGCGATACGCAGGAGCAGATATCCGACTTCACGCAGCTGGAGCGGCACAAACTCGTCGCGGACCGGATCGCCGCGGAGGAGCAGGACGCCGCCTTCGTGGTCCATGTCGGCGACACTGTCGGCGACCCGGACAACCTTGAAGAGTGGGACCGGTTCTTCGCATCCGGGCGGGCGCTGTATGCGAACACGACGCTGTACCCGACACGCGGGAACCACGACTACCTGGACGATGCAGAGGGTTACATGGCGGCATTCGGCGCTCCCTCGTGGTATTCCTTCGACTGCGGCGACGTGCATGTCGCCATGCTCGACTCCAACGACGATGTGGGGCCGAGGATGAACGAAGAGACGGCATGGCTGGCATCGGACCTCGCGGAGAGCACCGCGTCCTGGACGTTCGTCGCCTTCCACCACCCGCCGTACAGTTCGGGAACCAGTCATCCGGGCGGATGGAAGAACTTCCGTACTCTGTGGGGGCCGACATTCGAGGCGAACGATGTCGATGTCGTCTTCAACGGGCATGTCCATTCATACCAGCGGTACCTGGTGAACGGCACGCAGTACGTCGTCGCGGCGACCGGCGGAGGCCCGCTGTACACCCTCACCGAGGAGAAAGAGATCGGGTACCAGAACAGCCTGGAGTTTACGCTGGGCTATACGCGGGTGACGGTGGACCCGGCGAACGAAACGGCGACGATGGAGTTCGTACCGGTGGCAGACGTCTCCGAGGACAACAAGGAAGTCCTCGGCATCCGCCCGCCCGGCGAGGTCTTCGACCGGGTGGTGATCGACCGGAGCGGAGAGCCCGACATCCTCGTCACCGGGATCGAGGTGCCTGATCTCGATCCGGGCGTCAATGCGACGGTCACGGCACGGGTCGAGAACAGCGGAGGAAAGGACGCCGACGCATTTGTCGTCGCGTTTGCACTGGACGGCGCGAAGGCCGCGACCGAAACGGTGGCCGGGCTTGCGGCCGGGGACCATGCGGATGTCTCCTTCGTCTGGAAACCGGCGGCCGAAGGGGTCTACGAACTCTCCGTCATCGCCGACCCCGACGGCGCCGTTGAGGAAGCAGATGAGGAGAACAACATCTTCACGCGCGTCGTCGTCGTGGGTGCGGGCGGCGACGATTACGATACTCTCACCCTGCTCGCCGGCTGGAACTTCGTCTCGGTGCCGAAACGGCTGGCGCCCGGCGCAGATACGGTGGCGGTCTTCGAGGCGGTGGACTGTGCGGGTCACTCGATCTTCGGGTACGCCCAGCCTGACGGCTGGCGGGTGCTCAAGTCGGATGACCGGCTCGAGGTGCTGGACGGGATCTGGATCTATGCAAATGAGAGCACCGCCGTCGGGTTGACGTACAACCCCGACCTGCGACAGGTGCCGCCGATGAAGCACCTCACACCGGGATGGAACGCGATCGGGTTCTCGGACACCGTCCCCGTACCGGTGGAGGAGACGTTGCAGTCGGTGGACGGGGCATGGTCCTCTCTTGTCGGGTTCGACAGGATCAGACAGGAGTACAGGCCGGCCGTGACCGCCGGGAGCAACCTGGTGTCTTACATGGGGCCGAAGGAGGGCTACTGGATCTTCATGAACGAGAAGGGGAATTTTGCGGCGATAGGGGTATGA
- a CDS encoding DUF5611 family protein — MQEYPIKRGFKDGLGERMVASLSECFGVEPSETAGTYTISYGALKMLAVSLGPKGSTVLVDTESDLAADDETILDTNRRFRKYLDVVTGYTSKERAKKMQKAD, encoded by the coding sequence ATGCAGGAATATCCGATTAAGCGGGGGTTTAAGGACGGGCTTGGCGAGCGGATGGTCGCCTCCCTCTCGGAGTGCTTCGGCGTGGAGCCTTCGGAGACGGCAGGCACGTACACCATCTCGTACGGCGCCCTGAAGATGCTCGCCGTCTCCCTCGGCCCGAAGGGGAGCACGGTCCTTGTGGACACGGAGTCAGACCTTGCCGCGGACGACGAGACGATCCTGGATACGAACCGCCGGTTCAGGAAGTACCTCGATGTGGTGACCGGGTACACCTCGAAAGAAAGGGCGAAGAAGATGCAGAAGGCTGATTGA
- a CDS encoding NosD domain-containing protein — translation MVIIMKKSIGIFYLILLALLITPTAATTWYLHSGDDINDYTSITGAVDTQPGDTIFLYNGTYSEFQVQKPHLSIIGEGADLVTVDCRGSELIGFGLGHSSADATGTRIEGVLVTNSTSGIFIDYNIGPCSDSVITHCVFDGLTAPSGINIGANNTIFSHNVVKNTTGKYSAMTINYANSCTISDNLFIKNKGVGLSISRPTSSNNTIVNNTFSSSSTAGLEFYKSGGDNRVYLNDFIDKAADVISTTSPAQIWNSTPITYTYNSATHTGYLGNFWSDYTGDDTNNDGVIDTPYALPNGLGTDYAPLMSAHDAYAPPPEPQTRYVDDDGGEGIYTSISDAVAASNGGDTIVVRDGAYTENVLVNKHLVISTENGAGAVTVTAATSDKPVFDVDADGVTIEGFSVRGPTDEHVAGIEIVGFDNCIVRKNDCAGCYNGIHLGGDATGNTVEENSCHENTKRGLSLRDTVSGNLVFNNTCEKNIDKEICIKDTPKDNIVWANAFLGPVEILTGNTYHSPEEVTYTYRGGEYTGYVGNHYSGYTGIDADKNGIGDTPMSFGAYKDDYPMMGEWKDGEITGPAPTTVTVTPADIELEEKEIFQFSAAGYDDTGEAIEDLVFTWTSSNTTVGSVNATGYFKALAGGTTILTAESEGVQGTASVTVLALADLPKIRIVKYAEDGRTIADETTVTVRWMKKNLPVYGGENGTELHFQGPVFSDAWNETHPGKPYDFWDAEETVNANPGKINEVVKGTSVRDLCSLVGGAEEGNEITFTATDGYTGALPYSSVYTPATRQGEAILAWWTDYQGEVPAYREGPRLFFMAPDGIFGNWDMHECLPARYWHYYEKKPSVAGISVAKVDTIEILPAPREDWTLTLNGAIAEEMSRTYYEHGVECSGGIHRAEWTDGGKTWSGMPLWLLCGWVDDCQSHGAGAYRDDLADAGYTIVLIDYGPDGIAGTADDRNVELQSADVKRNNGYILANEIGGRPLEEGDWPLKLVGPSVPAEKQLGSIDAIRLTGLPGSDEGMALTLHKGWNFVSTPRTLAPGNDTVTVFSGVDCAGHSIFGYDGTNGWEALKTSTQIRPLDGIWIYSNSTATVVLTFDSLKPVTAPTKNLVPGWNAIGFSDISPAPAKDALVSVKEAWAILIGLDARDQAYESSIINGGSGAHTDERDLNPGEGYWLFMRTGGTLAAISI, via the coding sequence ATGGTGATTATTATGAAAAAATCGATTGGAATTTTCTACCTTATTCTGCTTGCTCTCCTCATAACACCGACAGCGGCGACGACATGGTACCTCCATAGCGGCGACGACATTAATGATTACACAAGTATTACTGGGGCCGTAGATACTCAGCCAGGAGACACGATCTTCCTTTACAACGGCACCTACTCAGAATTTCAAGTACAGAAACCTCACCTATCTATCATTGGCGAGGGCGCCGATCTGGTGACTGTCGACTGCAGAGGGAGTGAATTGATTGGTTTTGGACTCGGGCATTCCTCAGCAGACGCAACCGGAACGCGGATTGAGGGCGTATTGGTGACCAACAGTACATCTGGGATTTTTATTGATTATAATATTGGACCCTGTTCCGACTCGGTAATTACACATTGTGTCTTTGATGGACTTACAGCCCCTAGCGGAATCAATATTGGTGCTAATAACACCATATTCTCGCACAACGTCGTCAAAAATACCACAGGTAAATATTCTGCAATGACCATTAATTATGCAAATAGTTGTACAATCTCAGATAATCTATTCATAAAGAATAAAGGAGTCGGATTATCCATCTCACGTCCAACTTCTTCAAACAACACCATCGTCAATAATACATTCAGCTCCTCTTCCACAGCAGGGCTTGAATTTTACAAGTCCGGCGGCGACAACAGAGTCTATCTCAATGACTTCATCGACAAAGCCGCAGATGTGATTTCAACCACATCACCAGCCCAGATCTGGAACTCCACCCCCATCACCTACACCTACAACAGCGCCACTCACACCGGCTACCTCGGCAACTTCTGGTCCGACTACACCGGCGACGACACCAACAACGACGGCGTCATCGACACCCCGTACGCCCTCCCCAACGGCCTGGGCACCGATTATGCACCGTTAATGTCGGCGCATGACGCCTACGCACCGCCGCCCGAACCGCAGACGCGGTACGTCGACGACGACGGCGGCGAAGGCATCTACACCAGCATCTCTGATGCAGTCGCAGCCTCGAATGGTGGCGACACTATCGTCGTCAGAGACGGCGCCTACACCGAGAACGTGCTGGTGAACAAACATCTCGTCATCAGCACTGAAAACGGCGCCGGCGCCGTGACCGTCACGGCCGCGACCTCCGACAAACCGGTTTTCGACGTCGACGCCGACGGCGTGACCATTGAAGGCTTCTCCGTCCGCGGCCCGACCGACGAGCACGTCGCAGGCATTGAGATCGTCGGCTTCGACAACTGCATCGTCAGGAAGAACGACTGCGCCGGTTGCTACAACGGCATCCACCTCGGCGGCGACGCCACCGGCAACACCGTCGAAGAGAACTCCTGCCACGAGAACACCAAGCGCGGCCTCAGCCTCAGGGACACCGTCTCCGGCAACCTCGTCTTCAACAACACCTGCGAGAAAAACATCGATAAAGAGATCTGCATCAAAGACACACCGAAAGACAACATCGTCTGGGCCAACGCCTTCCTCGGTCCTGTTGAGATCCTGACCGGCAACACCTACCACTCCCCCGAAGAGGTGACCTACACCTACCGCGGCGGCGAGTACACGGGCTACGTCGGGAACCACTACAGCGGGTACACCGGCATCGACGCCGACAAAAACGGCATCGGCGACACACCGATGTCCTTTGGCGCCTACAAGGACGATTACCCGATGATGGGCGAGTGGAAGGACGGCGAGATCACAGGACCTGCACCCACCACCGTCACCGTCACCCCGGCCGACATCGAACTTGAAGAGAAAGAGATCTTCCAGTTCTCGGCCGCAGGGTATGACGACACCGGCGAGGCGATCGAAGACCTCGTCTTCACCTGGACGAGCAGCAACACCACCGTCGGAAGCGTGAACGCCACCGGATACTTCAAGGCCCTCGCCGGCGGCACCACGATCCTCACCGCAGAGAGCGAGGGGGTGCAGGGCACCGCGAGCGTCACCGTCCTCGCCCTCGCCGATCTTCCGAAGATCAGGATCGTCAAGTATGCAGAAGATGGGAGGACCATCGCCGATGAAACCACCGTCACCGTGCGGTGGATGAAGAAGAACCTCCCTGTCTACGGCGGAGAGAACGGCACCGAACTCCACTTCCAGGGCCCGGTCTTCAGTGACGCGTGGAACGAGACCCACCCGGGCAAACCCTACGACTTCTGGGATGCCGAAGAGACAGTCAACGCCAACCCGGGCAAGATCAACGAAGTCGTGAAAGGCACCTCCGTGCGCGACCTCTGCAGCCTCGTCGGCGGTGCGGAAGAAGGCAACGAGATCACGTTCACCGCCACAGACGGATACACCGGAGCCCTCCCGTACTCTTCAGTCTACACTCCTGCGACCAGGCAGGGGGAGGCCATCCTCGCCTGGTGGACCGACTATCAGGGTGAAGTCCCGGCATACCGCGAAGGCCCCCGTCTCTTCTTCATGGCCCCGGACGGGATCTTCGGCAACTGGGACATGCACGAGTGCCTCCCGGCACGCTACTGGCACTACTACGAGAAGAAACCCTCAGTGGCCGGGATCTCAGTTGCAAAGGTCGACACTATCGAGATCCTGCCTGCACCCAGAGAGGACTGGACTCTCACCCTCAATGGTGCTATCGCTGAAGAGATGAGCCGGACCTACTACGAGCACGGCGTCGAGTGCAGCGGCGGCATCCACCGGGCCGAGTGGACCGACGGCGGGAAGACCTGGTCGGGCATGCCCCTCTGGCTCCTCTGCGGCTGGGTCGACGACTGCCAGTCGCACGGGGCCGGGGCATACCGCGACGACCTCGCCGACGCCGGCTATACCATCGTCCTCATCGACTACGGCCCAGACGGCATCGCAGGCACAGCCGACGACAGAAACGTCGAGCTCCAGAGTGCCGACGTGAAGCGCAACAACGGCTACATCCTCGCCAACGAGATTGGCGGCCGACCACTCGAAGAAGGGGACTGGCCTCTCAAACTCGTCGGGCCTTCTGTCCCCGCCGAGAAGCAGCTCGGCAGCATCGACGCGATCAGGCTCACCGGACTCCCGGGAAGCGATGAGGGCATGGCCCTCACCCTCCACAAGGGCTGGAACTTCGTCTCCACCCCGAGGACCCTCGCGCCCGGCAACGACACCGTCACCGTCTTCAGCGGCGTCGACTGTGCCGGTCACTCGATCTTCGGCTATGACGGTACGAACGGCTGGGAAGCCCTCAAGACCAGCACGCAGATCAGACCTCTCGATGGTATCTGGATCTACTCTAACAGCACTGCAACCGTCGTGCTCACTTTCGACTCCCTCAAACCCGTAACCGCCCCGACAAAGAACCTCGTACCGGGATGGAACGCCATCGGCTTCTCTGACATCAGCCCGGCACCCGCAAAGGACGCACTCGTATCGGTGAAAGAGGCATGGGCAATCCTCATCGGCCTTGATGCCAGGGACCAGGCCTACGAATCCTCGATCATCAACGGTGGCAGCGGAGCGCACACAGACGAGAGAGATCTCAACCCCGGAGAGGGATACTGGCTCTTCATGCGGACCGGCGGCACTCTGGCCGCCATCAGCATCTAA
- a CDS encoding DUF473 domain-containing protein, translated as MKMTALTGIAGGVISELKQGKPRTIELQSTNNVVSVAALEPGPDTHLFLTSVDLEDLSAGDVGIIVRVLSVNINMKRVIDYIHPVYYEERERLSARVQVSYCGNSMAKSVEIGSICHPVVVEAVKAAHYHAI; from the coding sequence ATGAAAATGACTGCATTGACAGGGATAGCGGGTGGGGTCATATCCGAACTCAAACAGGGAAAACCACGGACCATCGAGCTGCAGAGCACGAACAATGTCGTTTCCGTCGCAGCGCTCGAACCGGGTCCCGACACCCACCTCTTTCTCACGAGCGTCGACCTTGAAGATCTCTCGGCCGGGGATGTCGGGATCATCGTCAGGGTGCTCTCGGTAAACATCAACATGAAGCGGGTGATCGACTATATCCACCCGGTCTACTACGAGGAGCGCGAGCGCCTCTCCGCCCGGGTGCAGGTCAGTTACTGCGGCAACTCCATGGCGAAGTCGGTGGAGATCGGTTCCATCTGCCACCCGGTCGTGGTGGAGGCGGTAAAGGCGGCGCATTACCACGCCATCTGA
- a CDS encoding proteasome assembly chaperone family protein, whose translation MMSAEPEIKITSKPLSGENPLVLMGFPGSGLVGSIALQYLVEQMEFEQIGNITSKYFPPVAMMAKGVINVPVRIYEKAETAAIVADIPIHPMICYEVANGIIEWLAGYPVREVITIAGIVTNEPEKRVFGVATREEMLERIRDETVILPMGSISGIAGSILTECKIRNLPGYGFLGETVNTPDPRSAAATLKVLNTLYGLDVDIEPLLEQAAEIEATMHKLAEEVQSTETPQKKENLPMYG comes from the coding sequence ATGATGTCGGCCGAACCGGAGATAAAAATCACTTCAAAGCCCCTGAGCGGCGAAAATCCTCTGGTCCTCATGGGCTTTCCGGGCAGTGGACTCGTCGGGAGCATTGCCCTGCAATATCTCGTGGAGCAGATGGAGTTCGAGCAGATCGGGAACATCACGAGCAAATATTTCCCGCCTGTCGCCATGATGGCCAAGGGCGTCATCAATGTCCCGGTCAGGATCTACGAGAAGGCGGAGACGGCGGCCATCGTCGCCGACATCCCGATCCACCCGATGATCTGCTATGAAGTCGCAAACGGGATCATCGAATGGCTCGCCGGGTACCCGGTCAGGGAGGTGATCACCATCGCGGGCATCGTCACCAACGAACCGGAGAAGAGGGTCTTCGGCGTCGCCACCCGGGAAGAGATGCTTGAGAGGATCAGGGACGAGACTGTCATCCTCCCGATGGGGAGCATCTCCGGGATCGCGGGGAGCATCCTCACCGAGTGCAAGATCAGGAATCTCCCTGGCTACGGGTTCCTCGGCGAGACGGTGAACACCCCCGACCCCCGCTCGGCGGCGGCGACGCTGAAGGTGCTCAACACCCTGTACGGGCTGGACGTCGATATCGAACCTCTCCTCGAACAGGCGGCCGAGATCGAGGCGACGATGCACAAACTCGCCGAAGAGGTCCAGAGCACCGAAACGCCCCAGAAAAAAGAGAACCTTCCGATGTACGGGTGA